The genomic window GGGGGCAGACGTCGCCCGCGAACTCACAAAGACCTTCGTCGAGGTCGTTATCGCCCCGTCCTACACGCCTGAAGCGCTTGAGATCATGAAGGTCAAGGAGAACATGCGGGTGCTCCGTCTGCCCGAGCCGGTGGTGCGGGATGAGGTTCGGAGCATCGACGGCGGCGTGCTGGTCCAGCGGACGGAGCCCTATAAGGAGAACTGGCAGGTCGTGACGGAGCGGGAACCCACAGCCCACGAGATGCGGGCGATGCAACTCGCCTGGAAGGTCTGCCAGCACACAAAGAGCAATGCCATCATATTTGCGGATGAGAAAGCCGTCATCGGGATCGGTGCCGGACAGATGAATCGGGTCGAGTCCGCAGAGATCGCGGTCAAGAAGGCCAGAAAGTCCCTTGCCGGTTCAGCGGTCGCCTCGGACGCTTTCCTCCCCTTCCCCGACACCCTGGAGGTCGCGGCGGCGGCGGGCGCAACGGCGCTCGTCCAGCCGGGCGGCTCCATCCGGGATCAGGAGGTCATCGACGCGGCGAACCGGCTGAACGTCGCGATGGTCTTTACCGGTGTGCGGCACTTCCGGCATTAAACACTTTTTTTGAGTTATTCCAAACTGTTATATTCCCCGCCCCCTCTTTGCGGCCGAAGGTGATGTGGTATGGACTATGGTAGTATCATCTCCCGGTCGTTACGTTACACAAAAGACGCCCTCTGGGGCGAATGGTGGCGGTGGGTGCTCCTGGTCATCCTATCGCTCATCCAGACGTTCACGCTCTTTTTAGTCCCGCTCTACAGCGGCTACCTTGTCCGGGTGCTCTCCGGCCGGCGGCCCGCCCCGGACGTGAACCAGTGGGGCAGGCTCTTTGTTGACGGATGGAAGCTGAACATCATCACTCTGATCTACCTGATCCCGGTAATCCTGGTCCTAGCCGTCTTTGGGGGAATTGCAGCCATCTCAGCCATAGCGGCAAAGGGGCTGGATAACCCCGATGTATGGGCATCGGCCGTCGCGGCAGCCGTCACCGGGATCGTGATCGCAAGCATCCTCTGGATCATTATATCGTTCATATCCATGCTTGCCGTCGTCCGGTTTGCCCACACGGGGAGATTCTTCCAGGCGTTCAGCTTCGGGGCGATCTTCTCTCATATCGGGCGAATAGGATGGGGTGCCTGGATCCTTGTGGTCATCATCCTCGCGCTCATCGGCCTCGTCTACGCGGTTGTAACCGGGCTCATCACCTCGATACCCATCCTCGGCTGGATCATCAACCTCTTCCTCGGGGTGGCCTACGGCATTTTCCATGCCCGCTATCTTGTTGAGGCCTATGAGAGCGTCCCGGCGCCGGGATAAGATTACATTTTTTGGTGCAATATCGGTCTTCCTCTGCAGGGAGAACTGCACCATTTACCGATTCATGAAAAGAATTAGTCAATGAACCTGGAGGTATCCTCGCCGGTATTCATCCTTGTGGCAGAGGTGCATGCATCGACGTTCCCGATGAGCCGCCGGAAAGTCGATCGGGATAAAGAGTGATAGAGTACAGGGCACGTCCAAACTATCCATGATACATCTGACCAAATCCAGAGAGGAATAAGGACAGAATTGCGGCGATGACTAGACTCCTCTGGTGAACGATGCTGCCAGTTCTGGCCGGGTCGCCTGGATCGCGACCGGGACGGCCTACAGAATCCCTTCAACCCAACTTCCGCCCTGTCCTAGGCTCTAAACGCCACCTCGCTGTGATTTCGGGATAGTTTTTCTGCACCTCAGTTGACCAATTTGAACCGAAAATATTGCTCATTTTCCATAAAAATTGGCATAATGGAGAGGGCTATGGCAACACTTTTATATCATCCTGTCTCAGGGTAAATCATAGGGGTTATACCTATGGACGTTGGAAACATGCTGAGCGATTCGTTCGGCTATGCAAAAGACGCAGTCTGGGGAAAGTGGGTCCAGTGGATCCTGCTTATCATCAGCACGATCATATTCCCGCTCATCATGGGATATATGGTCCGCATTTATAGTGGTGTGAAGCCGGCTCCCGAGATGGGGAACTGGGTGAAGACATTCATAGACGGCCTGAAACTCTGGATCATCGGGATCATCTATGCCATCCCGATATTCATCGTCATGGCCATCTTCATGGTGCCGATATTCATGGCAGCTGACAGCGGAGACGCCATGCTCGCCCTCGGGTCGCTGGGCATCGGACTCATCGTCATGCTCATCGTAGGAATCATTATCACGCTGGTCTCGGCGATCGGTATGATCCGGTTCGCGCGAAAGGACAGCATGGGCCAGGCATTTGCCTTCGGCGCTATCCTTGAGCACATCGGAAAGATCGGCTGGGTGAACTACATCGTCGCCCTCATCGTCCTCTGGATCGTCGGGATTGTCTTTGGCGTCATCGTCGCCTTGCTGAGTTTCATCCCGATCATCGGCGGACTGATCGCACTGTTCCTGTCCCCGGTCTGGGCGATCTTTGCGGCACGGTATATGACCCTGATCTACGAGAGCGCCCCGGCACCGGCGTAAAAATCTATTCTTTTTTGACTGCGGTCACATACTGCGTCTCCTCTGTATTTCCAGATCATCGCTCTGATGACTCTGATACGCTTCTCAAGGACCAACAGTTTCAGAGAGGCATTCAACATCGGTGCCATCGTCGCGGCAATCCTCGTCGAACCGTTTGCAGCAGTATTCGTGACGAGGTACTACATCCTCATCTATGACAGCGCGGCAGCACCTGCCTAAACAATCCTCTTTTTTTTGTGAAATCCCGCTCAAATTGGCGTTCATCTATCGCCCTCCTCCGTAAGAACTTCGCAGTCTTGAGGCAGAACCTCCCCTTTGCCTGACCGGGAGCTCCCGGCAGGCACGCTCCAAGGCCAGCATCCCCGCCATGAACGGACATACCGGGGCGCTCTAGCCCCGTCCGGATATCATCTTTCGGCATTTGAGTGATTATACAAGGATTACTGCATACTTCTTCAGAAACGAACGATATCTAACCAGATAAATCCAGCATATTTATATACAGTATTCTCACATCTACTCGTAGGTAAATCCTATGGACTACGGAACTGCAATCTCCAGGTCATTTGAGTATACCAAGGATGCCCTGGTGGGAAAATGGATGCGGTGGGTCATCCTGGCGGTCCTGTCAATCGTGCAGGGGCTTACGCTCTCTCTGGTCCCGCTCCTTAACGGCTACGCCGTGCGGGTGCTTGCAGGGAAGACGCCGGCTCCTGAAGTCGACGGATGGGGCAAACTCTTCATCGACGGATGGAAGTTGAACATTATCGCGCTGATCTATATGCTCCCGGCGATCATCATCTTCGCGGTATTCGGCGGGTTTGCTATCATCAGTGCCGCGGCAAACGAGGCCACCGGCGGCGACCCGACGGCAGCAGTGCTGAGTCTCCTCGGGGGTTCCCTGCTTGCAGCGCTCATCGCGATCATCCTCGCGTTCATTGCCCTGTTTGCTATCATGCGGTTCGCCCACACGGACAGCCTCGGTGAGGCGTTCAACTTTGGTGCAATCTTTGCGCACATCGGCAAACTCGGGTGGGGAACCTGGATCATCGCGGTCATCGTCCTTCTCATCATCGCACTCATCTACGGGTTTGTGGTCGGCCTCCTTTCCATGATACCCTTGATCGGGTGGCTCATCGTCCTCTTCCTCAACGTGGCGTTTACCGTCTTCTACGCACGGTACCTTGCCCTGGTTTACGAAGAGACATCTGCTCCGATGTAAGTCGGAGGAACCCTTTCTTTTTCCCCGCCTGCAGGGCCGCGATCAGGCCGGGGCAGGTCACTTGCAACCACTCACCGTTATAAACAGTCTTTCATTCCGTCATCACCTTTTACGA from Methanoculleus thermophilus includes these protein-coding regions:
- a CDS encoding DUF4013 domain-containing protein, translated to MDYGSIISRSLRYTKDALWGEWWRWVLLVILSLIQTFTLFLVPLYSGYLVRVLSGRRPAPDVNQWGRLFVDGWKLNIITLIYLIPVILVLAVFGGIAAISAIAAKGLDNPDVWASAVAAAVTGIVIASILWIIISFISMLAVVRFAHTGRFFQAFSFGAIFSHIGRIGWGAWILVVIILALIGLVYAVVTGLITSIPILGWIINLFLGVAYGIFHARYLVEAYESVPAPG
- a CDS encoding DUF4013 domain-containing protein, which produces MDYGTAISRSFEYTKDALVGKWMRWVILAVLSIVQGLTLSLVPLLNGYAVRVLAGKTPAPEVDGWGKLFIDGWKLNIIALIYMLPAIIIFAVFGGFAIISAAANEATGGDPTAAVLSLLGGSLLAALIAIILAFIALFAIMRFAHTDSLGEAFNFGAIFAHIGKLGWGTWIIAVIVLLIIALIYGFVVGLLSMIPLIGWLIVLFLNVAFTVFYARYLALVYEETSAPM
- a CDS encoding DUF4013 domain-containing protein, encoding MDVGNMLSDSFGYAKDAVWGKWVQWILLIISTIIFPLIMGYMVRIYSGVKPAPEMGNWVKTFIDGLKLWIIGIIYAIPIFIVMAIFMVPIFMAADSGDAMLALGSLGIGLIVMLIVGIIITLVSAIGMIRFARKDSMGQAFAFGAILEHIGKIGWVNYIVALIVLWIVGIVFGVIVALLSFIPIIGGLIALFLSPVWAIFAARYMTLIYESAPAPA